In the genome of Bremerella sp. P1, the window CCGTACTTTCGCGCGTTCTCGACATCTGGCGTCGCCCCATCGACCGAGACGATCACATCGATGCCCAACTCTTTCAGGGTCTTAAAGCCCTCCTCTCCGTGTGGCTGGCTGCCACTGACAACGTTACGAGTTACCTTCAACACGTTGTCGACGCCAGGCAGATGCTCGCCATGAGGAAGCTTCGAAGGATCTTGACCGAGCACGGTTGATCCAAGCAAAAGAACCAGCAGGCAGACAGCGATACGCATGGAGATTTTCAAAGTCTGGGGGTAGAGGACGAGGCAATCGCTGAAAACTTCTGGCTTAGCCTGCAGGCCGCAAAACAATCTTAGTTTAGAGGGAATCTACACAACGTTCAACGAATTCACGCCTTGGTAGACGAATCGACTTCCAACTGAACGAGGTTATCCGGAGCCGCAGGCGAGTATGTCCCGCCTTGGTGAATCGTCGGCTGCCAGTTCTCGATATTGAAGTTCTTCTGGTACGCCCCATAGTCATGAAAAGCATACTTCTTCAACAGCCAGTAGACCCAACTCTTCTCAGGGATTTCGTTTCCTGGATTGTATTGCGATGGATTCGACTTCAGCACGTCGAGTTCTTGATACGCCTCGCCTCGCACGGTCGTATCTTTCGCATCATGCTCGCGGGCAAAGTTACCCAAAAGATCGGGTCGCTCGAGGATGATGCAGCCACGGGTATTCTTTGCTGCCAGTTCGCGGAAGTCGCGTAGGTACTCCGACTCGTTGAAAACCTGCCGTAGCGGTCGCTCGTCGTGAATCGATTCCTTCGCGAATTGAATCACTGGGCACGGCTCGATATCACCATAGGGACTGATGTGATGCGTGAAGCCGGTTGCCGCTGGGCACAACGCGTTGCCGTCGGCATCGTGATAGGCATCGATGATAGCGATTGGCTTTTTCGTTCGCATCTCGACGACAAACTTCCGCACGGCCAACTGTTGTTCCGGCGTGAGCGCAAGATCCGGATTAGGTACCGGTCCCACCACGCGGTACCCATGGTACCAACAGTAGAAGACCCCCATTTCGATCAACCGATCGATCCACTCTTCTCGCAGCAGGTCATCAAAGTTCGACTGACACAAACTGGTGCACACGCCGGTCAGCAGCTTGTTATTGATGCAGTTGTGAATCCCTTCCATCGACTTGCTGTACACACCGCCGCGACCGCGACGAACGTCGCTGATGATCTCGGTCCCTTCGATACTGATCAGCGGAGTGACATTGCCCAGCTTGCGAAGTTCCTTGGCAACTTCATCGGTAATGAAGTGCCCATTGGTGAACACCTGAAAGTAGGCGTCCTGATGTCGGCGGAAGATCTCCAGAATGTCAGCATGCATGAACGGTTCGCCACCGAGGATTCCGAAGAACGCATTCCCCATCGCTTTGGCTTCGCCCAACATCCGGTCCATCGCATCGAGATCGATCTTCGACTGCTTGGCGGAAACATCGACCCAACATCCCTGGCAGCGCAGGTTACAGCTGTTGATGACCGAGATGTACAAAAACGGCGGAAAGAACTCGCCCCGCTTGAGACGAGCTTTGTGCTTCTGAACGCTGCGCAGGCCCTTGTAGCCCATCAGCCACAGGAACTTGGCAACGAGACGTTTGTCGGTTTCCAGCAGAGCGCGTTTCGCCAGACGGAAATACATGCAGATACCTTGGAGGGATCGAGGGGAGACGTGCAGCAACTTATTCTAACCCAATAGGTCGCAAAAGTCAGTGGAAACCACGCCGACGATGGACACGTTTTGCCACGCCATTTACCATGCAAGGACCTTTGTCCGCTTGCCTTTCTGTCTATTTGTGCCTGCATGATTGACCCTGCTCGAGTTCGCGCCTGCTACGAAACCGCCAAACAAGATCTCCTCAAAGAGCGCGATCCATCCGGACATTGGATTGGCGAGCTTTCCACGTCGGCCTTATCGACAGCAACCGCAGTAAGCGCCTTGCAGCTCGCAGTGCGAAATGGCTCACAATCCAGCAATGCCGATGTGTCACTCATACGTGGGGGTGTCCAGTATCTGCTCGACCATCAAAACACCGACGGTGGGTGGGGCGATACCGAGCTGAGTTTCTCCAACATTGCCACCACCATGCTGGCCGTTGCTGCCCTGACCCTTACCGGCGATGCCGAGAAAAACCCAAGTGTCCTGTCGGCTGCCAACACCTACATCGAAAAGAAAGGTGGCATTCTCGGACTGCGTGCTCGCTATGGGAAAGACAAGACGTTTGCGGTTCCGATTCTAACGAACTACGCGTTGGCCGGACTGGTCGATTGGAAAGAGGTCGCTCCCCTTCCCTTCGAGGCCGCCGTGCTGCCGCAGTCGTTCTACAAGTTCATTCAGTTGCCGGTCGTCAGCTATGCGATCCCGGCACTGGTCGCAATCGGCCAAGCTAAGTTCTATCACGACAAGCCCTGGAACCCGGTCATGCGCATGATCCGTGGTGCCATGTTCAACTCGGCGGCGAAAGTCCTGACCAAGATGCAGCCCGAAAGTGGCGGCTACCTGGAAGCGATCCCACTTACCAGCTTTGTCGTGATGAGCCTGGCCGCTACCGAACGAGCCAACAGCCAGGTTGCCCAGAATGGTCTTCGTTTCATCCGCGAGAGCGTTCGACCCGACGGAAGCTGGCCTATTGATACGAACCTGGCGACCTGGGTCACCACGCTTTCGATCAACGCTCTCTCGGTGCTGGAAGATGACAACTCGCATCTCACGCCGGAATGTCTTGAGTGGCTTTTAGACTGTCAAACCAAGGAAATTCATCCGTTTACCGGGGCGGCTCCAGGTGCTTGGGGCTGGACCGATTTAAGTGGCAGCGTCCCCGATGCAGACGATACCCCTGGGGCGCTACTGGCACTACGAAAGTTCTACGACCATGGTGACTTCGATTCCGATACGCACAAGCGAATTGAGGAGGCCGCAACGGCCGGCAGCCAATGGCTGATTGACCTGCAAAATCGTGACCGCGGCTGGCCCACTTTTTGTAGCGGGTGGGGAACACAACCGTTTGATCGCAGTGGGAGCGATATCACCGCCCATGTGATGCGTGGACTGTATGTGTGGGCCTGGACTTGGGCGCACCTGCGGGTCAATCCACTGGGGACCGGCATGAGTTATCTCACCAAGTATCGTCACGAAGATCATTGGCTTCCACTTTGGTTTGGCAACCAGGATCGCGAGGAAGAAGACAATCCGATCTACGGCACTTCGAAGGTGCTTTGTTTCTTCCGTGATACGTTTAATCCCGAGATTCCCCTGCCGGATAAGGTAGCGGAAATTCGTGATAACGCTCTCAACTGGCTTGCGAATCAACAAAATGAAGACGGTGGTTTTGGGGGTGGTCAGGCCGTCAAAGATGCCACCAATGGACGATATGAAAGCAGCGTCGAGGAGACTTCGCTGGCCATTGAGGGGCTACTCTGCGACAATAAGGGCATAGAAAACTACCCAGGCCTCGAGAAAGCCGTGGATTGGCTGTGTCGTCGGGTCGAGGAAAATTCTCATATCGAATGTTCGCCAATCGGTTTTTACTTCTCTAAGCTGTGGTATTATGAAAAGCTCTACCCGCGGATCATGACGGTCAGTGCGCTGGCCCATGTATGCCGAGCGTATGATGCCAATGTGCGCGGCAATGCCCTTAGCGGAAGTGGAACGAGAGAATCGAGTTAAGCAACCTTGCCTATGCCTTCCCCCTCCCAGCCTGAATCAAACGGTGGTGCCAAGAAGCGGGTTTCCCGCCGCCGCAAGACTGCCCACCTGAAGCAAGTCCCTGATCGCTTGGCGCTGCGCGAAGAGATCCGGGATCGTTGTTATCAGATCTGCGAGAAGCTCGACAAATCGCGCCCTCTCTCCAAAGACGAAATGGAGAAGCTCACCCGCGCACTGCTCGAGGACATGAACCTGCCCGAGTCGTACGTCGGCTGGACGCTGGTGATGATGACATCCGCCTTCTGGCGCGATCAGGTCTCGGCCATTCCACCAGAAAGAAGACTCTTTCTGCTGCCACATTGCTTAAAGCATGCCGAGGGTTGCCCGGCCGACTACGATCAGTTCGGTCTCGACTGCAAGACCTGCGGAGCATGTAGCATCGCCGACTACCGTACCCAAGCCGAAGAACTGGGCTACCGGGTTCTCGTCGCCGAAGGCTCGCCAATCGTGATGAAGATCCTGGTGAGCGGCTACGTCGATGCCGTTGTCGGCGTGGCGTGCCTGAACGTACTCGAGAAGGCTTTCGATAAGATCCTACTCGCTGGCATTCCCTGCATGGCCGTGCCGCTGCATTCCAGCGACTGCCGCAACACGTCGGTCGACGAACAGTGGGTCTTCGATATGATCCACCTGCCGCACCGCGAACCACAGCAAAAGACGGCGACTTACGTCCACCTGATGCGCGCCGCTCAGGAAATGTTCGATCGCCAAGAGCTAACCCGTTTGATCGCCCCTCAGCGGCAAACGGATGCGACCACCAATGCCGAGTTGGTCGATCTACCGAACATCGATCCGATTGCTGCGACCGAACGACTAGCCATCGATTTCATTGGCCGTGGTGGTAAGTACTCGCGGCCGTTTACAACGCTTGCCGTCTACGACTCTCTAACCGGCGGACAGGGCACGTCGCCCGATGGAGCCGCCCACGTCGCTGGCTATAGCGATGCGGTCAAGCGCAGTGCACTCGCAATTGAAACGTTCCATAAAGCTTCGCTCGTCCATGACGACATCGAAGACGACGACGAGTTCCGCTACGGCGAACCGACCGTCCATCGCCAGTTCGGCATATCGACCGGGATCAACCTGGGCGACTACATGATCGGGCTCGGCTATCGCCTGGTTAGCCGCGAAGTCAAAACACTTGGTGCAGAAGTCGTCGCCAAAATCGTCGACCAACTGGCCGAAGCACACATGCGTCTCTCGGAAGGCCAAGGGGCCGAACTGATGTGGCGTGACTCAGCCAGCAAAGAGTTGACGCCGATCGACGCGTTGAAAATATATGCGTTGAAAACTTCCCCGGCGTTCGAGGCCGCCCTGCACTGCGGTATCGCGTTGGCCAAGACGCGGGAGGATTACCGTGACGAGATGCGGAAGTTTGCCCGTCATGTGGGTGTCGCTTTCCAGATCTTGAACGACCTGAAAGACTGGCTTGGCGATTCCGACAACAAACTATCTGCCGGTAACGACATCATCGGCGGCCGCCCGACGGTGCTGTGGGCTTTGGCTCTGCAGAACCTGAAGGAAGATCGCAAAAACGAACTTATTCAGATTGCGAACGATCCCGATTTAACCGCCGCCGCGAAGATTCAGCGGGTGCGAAGCCTTTACCTCGAAGGAGGCGTTTTCGAGGCCGCACAACAGCTGGTCGAAAAATATCGAGCAAAAGCGGAAGAAATCGCCGATGAAATCGACCCTGAACCCTTCCGACGATTGTTGTATTATCTAGTCGATTCGATTTTGGAAACGACCGAGGAGCACAAACCAACGATCGTCATTCCAACCACCCAACTCGAATTCCCCTTGGCCGCGCCCACCTCCTAGCCCCACCTGATCGATCCCGTTGGCCAACTCAAGTTTCGTTTCCCTTTGCAGCAAAAGGAACCGACGTGAAACCGTCTCGCCATACGATGCCTGAGCTTAGCCAGCTGATCGCCCTCTTTTATGATAAGCCTGAGGAACTAGGGCAATTCGAAGAAGTCTCTGCCCAGCAGACGCCTGCTCCGTTTCATCAGTTGCTCGCCCACAACGAACACATGACGGTCACCGTCGAGAAGTTCCACGGTTGCAACGTCGACGTGAAGGTTCTCGAGAAGCGAACCGAAGGGCAGTACTACTCGCGAAAGATTCTGCTCA includes:
- a CDS encoding radical SAM protein: MYFRLAKRALLETDKRLVAKFLWLMGYKGLRSVQKHKARLKRGEFFPPFLYISVINSCNLRCQGCWVDVSAKQSKIDLDAMDRMLGEAKAMGNAFFGILGGEPFMHADILEIFRRHQDAYFQVFTNGHFITDEVAKELRKLGNVTPLISIEGTEIISDVRRGRGGVYSKSMEGIHNCINNKLLTGVCTSLCQSNFDDLLREEWIDRLIEMGVFYCWYHGYRVVGPVPNPDLALTPEQQLAVRKFVVEMRTKKPIAIIDAYHDADGNALCPAATGFTHHISPYGDIEPCPVIQFAKESIHDERPLRQVFNESEYLRDFRELAAKNTRGCIILERPDLLGNFAREHDAKDTTVRGEAYQELDVLKSNPSQYNPGNEIPEKSWVYWLLKKYAFHDYGAYQKNFNIENWQPTIHQGGTYSPAAPDNLVQLEVDSSTKA
- a CDS encoding prenyltransferase/squalene oxidase repeat-containing protein → MIDPARVRACYETAKQDLLKERDPSGHWIGELSTSALSTATAVSALQLAVRNGSQSSNADVSLIRGGVQYLLDHQNTDGGWGDTELSFSNIATTMLAVAALTLTGDAEKNPSVLSAANTYIEKKGGILGLRARYGKDKTFAVPILTNYALAGLVDWKEVAPLPFEAAVLPQSFYKFIQLPVVSYAIPALVAIGQAKFYHDKPWNPVMRMIRGAMFNSAAKVLTKMQPESGGYLEAIPLTSFVVMSLAATERANSQVAQNGLRFIRESVRPDGSWPIDTNLATWVTTLSINALSVLEDDNSHLTPECLEWLLDCQTKEIHPFTGAAPGAWGWTDLSGSVPDADDTPGALLALRKFYDHGDFDSDTHKRIEEAATAGSQWLIDLQNRDRGWPTFCSGWGTQPFDRSGSDITAHVMRGLYVWAWTWAHLRVNPLGTGMSYLTKYRHEDHWLPLWFGNQDREEEDNPIYGTSKVLCFFRDTFNPEIPLPDKVAEIRDNALNWLANQQNEDGGFGGGQAVKDATNGRYESSVEETSLAIEGLLCDNKGIENYPGLEKAVDWLCRRVEENSHIECSPIGFYFSKLWYYEKLYPRIMTVSALAHVCRAYDANVRGNALSGSGTRESS
- a CDS encoding polyprenyl synthetase family protein, with the protein product MPSPSQPESNGGAKKRVSRRRKTAHLKQVPDRLALREEIRDRCYQICEKLDKSRPLSKDEMEKLTRALLEDMNLPESYVGWTLVMMTSAFWRDQVSAIPPERRLFLLPHCLKHAEGCPADYDQFGLDCKTCGACSIADYRTQAEELGYRVLVAEGSPIVMKILVSGYVDAVVGVACLNVLEKAFDKILLAGIPCMAVPLHSSDCRNTSVDEQWVFDMIHLPHREPQQKTATYVHLMRAAQEMFDRQELTRLIAPQRQTDATTNAELVDLPNIDPIAATERLAIDFIGRGGKYSRPFTTLAVYDSLTGGQGTSPDGAAHVAGYSDAVKRSALAIETFHKASLVHDDIEDDDEFRYGEPTVHRQFGISTGINLGDYMIGLGYRLVSREVKTLGAEVVAKIVDQLAEAHMRLSEGQGAELMWRDSASKELTPIDALKIYALKTSPAFEAALHCGIALAKTREDYRDEMRKFARHVGVAFQILNDLKDWLGDSDNKLSAGNDIIGGRPTVLWALALQNLKEDRKNELIQIANDPDLTAAAKIQRVRSLYLEGGVFEAAQQLVEKYRAKAEEIADEIDPEPFRRLLYYLVDSILETTEEHKPTIVIPTTQLEFPLAAPTS